The sequence below is a genomic window from Arthrobacter sp. U41.
GCCGGATTGTGGCGACATCCGGCCGGACCGCTGACCGGAAAGCCGCGCTCCGGCAGTAGACTCGAAATCCCTGCCAATATCGCCTGACCCGTAAGGACCCCGGAGTACATCATGAAGAAGACCCTGACCGTCCTGATCGCTGCCGGGGCTCTGCTCGGCGCCGCCGGCTGCTCGGCCCCCACGCAAGACACCACTGCGGAAACCTGCGCCCGGGTCCAGACCGTCGGCGCCGGACCCACCTCCAACGAGGACAAGGCAGGGATGATCCGCCTCGCGAACCGGCTCAGGCCGGTCGAGGCCACCGCCTCCGCGGACCTGAAGACCCCGCTGCACTCCATCATTGAATTCCTGGACGAGTCGGCGAAGGAGACCCCGGACTCCGCCAAGCTGCAGGAGATGCAGGGCGCGTACACCTCTGCAGGTCAGGCCCTCAGCGCGGCCTGCGGCGGCGGCCAGTAGCGGCGAGCCTGCGGCCAAAGAGCGCGCAGAAAAGGGACCGGGTGACCCCGGTCCCTTTTTTCATGCCGTTTTTGTGCCGTTTTTGTGCCGTTTTAGTGCCTGCGGGCGGCTACTTCCGGCCGATGAACCAGTCCTGGAGCTTCCGCAGCCGGGTCTGCAACTGCTCCTCGTTGGCCTGGGCCACGGCCGGGCCGCCGCAGACCGTCCGGAGCTTGGTGTGGATGACGCCGTGCGGCGTGCCCGTACGGGCAGACCAGGCCGCGACATTCTTGGCCAGTTCGGTGCGCAGGTCCATCAGCAGGCGATGATCCGGCACGGCGGGTACCTCAGCGGCCGGACCGGCGGCACCCTGCGGGGCCCGCGCATTCTTGCGGTTGAGCTGGGCGTGCTGGCGCTGGCGCAGCAGCGTGCCGACCTGTTCGGCGTCGAGCAGTCCGGGAATCCCGAGGAAGTCGAGCTCGTCCTCGGAGCCCACCTCGCCGCCGGTGCCGAACTCGCCGCCGTCGAACAGCACGCGGTCAAAGGAGGCCTGCGAATCCAGGGCCTCAAACTTGCCCTTCATCAGCGAATCGGAGGCCTTCTCCTCGCGGTTCGCCTCGTCCATCAGCGAGTCTTCCGGGTTGAAAAGCCCGTCGCCGTCGTCCTTCTCGGGGCGGTCCAGGGCGTGGTCCCGCTCGGCTTCCATGGAGTTGGCGAGCGCCATCAGCTGCGGCACGGAGGGCAGGAAGACCGACGCCGTCTCGCCGCGTTTCCGGGCGCGCACGAACCGCCCGACAGCCTGGGCGAAGAAGAGTGGAGTGGCGGTGGAGGTCGCGTACACACCGACGGAGAGCCGGGGCACGTCCACACCCTCGGAAACCATCCGCACGGCCACCATCCAGCGTTTCTCGCTGGCGGTGAACTCCTCGATCTTGCTGGAGGCCTTGGTGTCGTCGGAAAGGATCACCGTGGGCGATTCGCCCGTGATCCTCTTCAGCTGGCCGGCGTAGGCACGTGCGTCCTCGTGGTCTGTCGCGATGACCAGACCGCCGGCGTCGGGAACCGTCCGGCGCACCTCGCTCAGCCGTTTGTCCGCCCCGGCAAGCACCGCCGGGATCCATGCTCCTGTGGGGTTCAGCGCGGTCCGCCAGGCGTGCGCGGTGACATCCTTGGTGACCGCCGACTCGCCGAGGGAGGCCGCCATCTCCTCGCCGGCGCTCGTGCGCCAGCGCATCTGGCCCGAGTAGGCCATGAACATCACGGGACGGACCACGTGGTCCCGGAGCGCCTTGCCGTAGCCGTAGGTGTAGTCCGCCCTGGAACGGCGGATGCCGTCCCGGTCCTCGGCGTATTCCACGAACGGGATGGGCGAGGTGTCGGAACGGAACGGTGTCCCCGTCAGTGAGAGCCTGCGCGCCGCGGGCTCGAAGGCCTCGCGCAGCCCGTCGCCCCAGGAGAGTGCCTCCCCGCCGTGGTGGATTTCGTCGAGGATGACGAGGGTGCGGGCGGCCTCGGTTTTGGCCCGGTGCAGCAGCGGTTTGCTTGCCACCTGGGCGTAGGTGACGGCGACGCCGATGAAGCCGCGGCCGTGCTGGCCGTCGGCGTTCTTGAAGTTCGGGTCGATGGCGATCCCCACCTTCGCGGCGGCGTCAGCCCACTGCCGTTTCAGGTGGTCCGTGGGCGCCACGATGGTGATGCGGTTGACGACGTTGGCCTCGACCAGCATGGACGCCACCCGCAGCGCGAAGGTGGTCTTGCCGGCGCCGGGCGTGGCCACCGCCAGGAAGTCCTTCGGATGGGTGCTGAAGTAGCTGTCGAGGGCTTCCTGCTGCCAGGCACGGAGTTTCGGCGCGGTGCCCCAGGCGGCCCGCTCAGGATACGCGGGAGGCAGGACGGGTCCGCCGAAGAGTGTCTCTGTCACTTAGGTGCCCTCCATTCCGCGCACTGCCGCCGCTGCCGGAGAAAACCAATTAAGCACAAAAACACCAATCTTTTCGGATGAACCGTAAGCAATCACCGGCCGGCACGGACCGGTCATCAGTCACCGGGAGAACAGGTCGCTCCGGGTCCAGGGCGGCGCGCCTGAGGGCGGGACGCAGGGACCTGCCGCGCCGCCGCCGCGAACTACCGCGCTACTTGTCGCCGGAACCGTTGCCGCCGTCTTTGCCCGGGCGGAGGCCGTCGTAGACCTCTTTGCACTCGGGGCACACGGGGAACTTCTTCGGGTCGCGGCCCGGCGTCCAGACCTTGCCGCACAGGGCGATGACCGGTTCACCGGACAGCGCCGATTCCATGATCTTTTCCTTGCGCACATAGTGCGAGAAGCGGTCCCGGTCACCGGGTTCCACTTCCTGGCGCAGTTCCTCGCGCTCGATCGTGGCCGTCGACGTCCCGGCTCCGGAGAGCTCGCGCATCGGGTCGTTTTCGAGGGGATCGGTCATGCTGTTCATGTGACCCATCTTAGCCGCTCGATCTGGCGGACGTGCGACGGTACCCCGGCGGGATCGCGGGAACCGGTCCCTACAGGCCCTGCCACGAGGGCTTGTTCTCGTAGCTGTGGCGGTAGTAATCGGCGAGCCGCAGCGACGAGGCCGCCGCCTCGTCAACCAGGATCGTGGCGTGCGGGTGCAGCTGCAGGACGGATGCGGCGCAGATGGCGGCAACGGGTCCTTCCACGAGGTCCCGGACCGCCTGGGCCTTCTGCGCGCCGGTGGCGATGAGGATCACATGCCGGGCTTCCAGGATGGTTCCCAGCCCCTGGGTCACGACATGGTGCGGGACCTGGGACAGGCTCCCGAAGAACCGTGCATTGTCCCGGCGTGTCTGCTCGACCAGGGTCTTGACCCTGGTCCGTGAGGCAAGGGATGAGCCGGGCTCGTTGAACGCGATGTGGCCGTCAGTTCCGACTCCCAGCAGTTGCAGGTCCACTCCTCCGGCCGCCCGGATGGCGTCCTCGAAGGCCATACAGGCTGCGGGGATGTCCGCGGCGCCGCCGTCCGGCCCGCGCACGTTCGCCGGGTTGATGTTCACCCGTTCCGTGAATTCGCGCCTGACCACCTCACGGTAGGACTCCGGGTGGCCGGCCGGCAGACCCACATACTCGTCAAGGGAGAAGGCCCGCACCCGGCTGAAGTCCAGGCCGTCGCGCTCGTGCCGCAGGGCCAGCTCGTTGTAGACCGGCAACGGTGACGAACCGGTGGCCAGGCCCAGGACGGCGTCGGGCTTGCGCCGGAGCAGCGCCTCAATCGCATCCGCCGCGAGCGCGGCGATCAGCTTGCTGCCGGACAGAATGACAACTTCCATGGCCTGCCTTTGCGCTTGCCGTGCCCCTTGGCGGTTGTGCCTTAGTGGCAGGCTACCGCAGTCCCGGCCCGGGCGCGCGGGTCAGCGGTGGACGGCGACCTGGGCCAGCAGTTCCGGCCCCCGGGCGTCGAGCCATTTCCCGCCCAGCCGCACCCCGGCGGCAAACAGCCCGAGCCCCAGGCCCGGGCCCACCACCAGGTTGATCCAGCCGGGCACGGCACTGCCTGTGGCGAATTGTGCCGCCACCAGCGCCACTTCGGGCACCAGCAGCAGGAAGAGCACCCCCATGCCGCCGAACTGGACCGCCATGGTCTGCGCCACATTGCCCGGCGGTTTCTTGAACGGGCTGTCGCCGGGGATCGGCACAGCGGCGGTGTAGCGTGCCGATACCACCGAGGAGAGACCCAACCCGCTGAACAGGACACCGAGGGACAGCCCGAGCACGCCGGGCAGCAACTGCCAGTCCGCGCCAAAGACGAACGGCAGGACGCTGAGCGCCAGCACCGCCGGCAGGGCGAAGACCAGGCACGCAACGGCCCGGCCGAGCCGGTCGTGGACCCCCCGCACCCCCGTGGACAGGTGCAGCGCGAAAGCGGTGCTGTCATAGGAAACGTCTGTTGAGATGGACCAGGCAAGCAGGAACGCTGTCAGCGGTCCGACGAAGAGGAGCAGACCGTAGGATCCCGTCTGGGCGGCCTGGAACAGAAACAGGACCGGCAGCAGCGGGACAACCACGAGGGCGCCCGCGTAGCGGGGATCCCGGACCCAGTAGCTCAGCGACCGCGCCGCGACCGCGCCGGTTGGCGTTGCCGGGAACAGCCTGAAGAAGCCCAGTCCCCGGGCTCGTCTTTTGGAGCCGCCGGAGTAGGACGGCGTCACGAGCGCCCGCTGAAGCAGCAGCTTCCAGCACAGCGCGAGTCCGGCGAGTGTGGCCAGCGCGATCAGGAACTTCAGGGCCGCGGCGCCGTAGCTTCCCGCGGCAAGTTCCCCGCCGAGGGACCACGCTGCCCCCGCCGGGGTCCAGGACAGCGTCCGGGCCAGCCCGGTCAGGAAGTCCCCGGAACCGGCAATCCCTTCGGCGACACCCGCCACGATCGGTCCCATCAGGACGAGGGGAATCAGGAAGACGACCGCACTGGCGTCCTTGAAACGGCGGGAACTCGCCAGCCCTGCGGTGGCCGTGGTGACCACTTTGGACAGCACAATGCAGCTCAGCACACCAAGGACCGCGCCCACCAGGGCTCCCCCGGCGGCGGGAAGGCTCCGGGACCAGGTCCCGACGGTGCCAAGTGCCACCAGCGCGGTCGCCGTGCCCGGAATTCCGATCAGCCCGCCGAGGGCCAGTCCGGTCAGCAGCTGGGGCATCGGCACAGCGAACGTGGTGAACCGTGCCGGGTCAAGGGTCATATCCGCGGCCGAGGCCGCGATCGGGACAACGGCCCACCCCAGCAGCGCCGCCGCGCCGCCCAGCACAATGACCGTCTGGGCCAAACCGGCGTCCGCCCCGCGGAGGAGCAGCAGCCCCGTGATGCCGAGCCCGACGAGTCCCAGCGCATACAGGGTGCCGATGCCGAGGCCCACCAGCTGCCACGGGCTGCGCCGGAGGCTGTTGCGCAGCAGTGTCAGCTTGAGCCTTAGAAGGTCCGCAACCATTCCAGCCCTTCCGTGTGGTTGCGGCCGCCGACCAGCTGGACGAAGCGGTCCTCGAGGGACTCACCGGCCCGGACCTCGTCCACCGTGCCGGCGGCGAGCAGCCGGCCGGCGGCCACAACGGCGACGTGGTCGCACATCCGCTGCACCAGGTCCATAACGTGGCTCGAGACAATGACGGTGCCGCCGGAGGCCACATAACGGTCCAGGATCTCGCGGATGTTGGCGGCGGACACAGGATCCACCGATTCGAACGGCTCGTCCAGGACCAGCAGCCGGGGCGCGTGGATCAGGGCCGAGGCGAGGGCGATTTTCTTCGTCATGCCGGCGGAGTAGTCCACCACCAGCGTTCCGGCGTCGGGACCCAGGTCCAGTGCGGCGAGCAGTTCCTTGACGCGCACGGCCACAACGTCCTTGTCCATGCCGCGCAGCAGGCCGGCGTAGCTGACCAGCTGCGCGCCGGTCAGCCGGTCAAAGAGCCGGACACCGTCCGGGAGGATGCCCATCAGCTTCTTCGCTTCCAGCGGGTGCGTCCAGACATCCACTCCGTGCACGAACGCCGTGCCGAACTCGGGCCGCAACAGTCCCGTGGCCATCGACAGGGTGGTGGTCTTGCCGGCCCCGTTCGGGCCGACGATCCCGTAGAAGGAGCCGGCCGGAACGTCCAGGCTGAGGCCGTCGACGGCGATCTTGTCGCCAAAGCGCTTGGCCAGCCCGCGCAGCGACAGCGCGGGAACCGCCGGCCCCGGCTTGTTTCCAGGGGCAGGCGGACGCGGCTGCTGAAAAGTCATGTCGCTAGACTAACCGTCCCGTGCGGGGAACGGATCGTCCGCAGGGCACAGCCGGGCCGGCGGACCCCGCCCCGGGCCCCGTCCCGCTAGAAGGAGTGCCGGGGAACGGCGCGTTCGTACTGCGGCGGCCAGGCCAGCTCATGGCCCAGCTCGAACGCGGCCCGCAGCCACCAGTGCGGGTCGCGCAGCGCGGCACGGGCGATGAAGACACCGTCGGCCTGGCCGGTGGCAACGGCGTGCTCGGCCTGGCCGGCCGACGTCAGCAGCCCCACGGTACCCGTCCGGACCCCGGTTTCACGCCGGATCCGCGCGGCGAAGCCGGTCTGGTAGCCGGGTCCCACCGGAATCTGCTGGTACGCCACGGCGCCGCCGCTGGACACGTCCACCAGGTCCACGCCGTGTTCGGATGCCGCTTTGGCCATCCGCACCGACGCCTCAATATCAAGGCCGCCCTCGGCCCAGTCCGAGGCAGAGATCCGGAGCAGCAGCGGCATGGAGTCGGGGATGACGTTCCGCACGGCATCAACAACGGCCAGGGTCAGCCGGTTCCGGCCTGCCTCGTCGCCGCCCCACCGGTCAGTGCGGTCGTTGACGAGCGGACTCTGGAACTGGTGCAGCAGGTAGCCGTGGGCGCCGTGGATTTCGATCGTGTCGAAGCCGGCTCCCACGGCCCGGACCGCAGCCGCGGCGAAATCGGCGATCACGCCGCCGATCTGCTCCTCCGTCATCGCCGACGGGGCCTCGTAGCCGTCAAAGGCCGAGGTGCCGGGTCCCGCGGTGGGCCAGCCGCCGTCGGCGACGGCCACCGTGCCCTGCTTGCCGGAGAACGGCCAGTACGAGGACGCCTTCCGGCCCGCGTGCGCCAGCTGGGTGCCGATCTTGGTGTCCGCGGTGCCGTGCCGGTGCACGAAGGATGTGATCCGTTCCCATGCCGCGGCCTGATCGTCGTTGTAGAGTCCGGCGTCCCGGGGGCTGATCCGTCCGGAGGCGTTCACGGCGGCCGCCTCGGTGAGGATGAGGGCGGCTCCTCCCGTGGCAAAGGAACCCAGGTGCATCAGATGCCAGTCGTTGGGAACTCCTTCCCCGGTTTCCGGCTCACAGCTGTACTGGCACATCGGAGACACCCAGCCGCGGTGCTGCAGGTGCAGGGCACGCAGTTCCAGCGGCGTAAAAAGCGCCGAACCCATCAGAAGAGGACCCGTGCGAGGTTTTGGCGCGCTTTCGCGACGCGGGCGTCGGCGGTGCCCACGACGTCGAACAGTTCCAGCAGCCTGACCCGTGCCGTTTCCCGCTCCGGTCCGAAGTTCCTGCCGATGAACGCAACGATCCGGCCCAGTCCGTCCTCGACGTGTCCGCCGGCAACGTCCAGGTCAGCCACAGCCAGCTGGGCTTCGAGGCTGTCCGGCTCGGTGGCGGCCTGCTGGCGCAGCGCTTCGGTGTCCGCGGCGGACAGCGGCTGGAGCCGGCCCATCAGCTCCACCTGCGCGAGTCCGGCCTTGGCCTCGGAATCGGCGGGCATCTCCAGGAGGGCCTGGCGGTAGGCGTCCGCGGCGGCGGCGTAGTCACCGGCTTCGATCGCGTCAAACGCTTTCTGGTGCAGGGGCGGCAGCGGCGGCGCCTCGGCCTCATCGGCGCCGGGTCCGCCGGCGCCGATCCGCCCGGTCACGCCGTTGGCGGCAGCGACCTTGAGCAGCTCGTCCAGCAGGCTGCGGACCTGCTGTTCCTCGGCGGCACCCTGGAAGAGGGGCACCGGCTGGCCCTTGACGAGGGCCACGGCGGTGGGAACGGCCTGCACCTGGAACGCCTGGGCAAGTTGCGGGAACACCTCGACGTCGGCGGCGCCGAGGACCAGCTGGCCCTCGTAGCTGTTCACGATCCGCTCGAGGACGTCAGCCTGCTCGGCCGAGCCCGGCGAATAGGCGGCCCACAGCGCTATGACAACGGGCACCTGGGCCGAGAGCTCAACGAGTTCCTGGAAGTTGGCTTCGGTGATGTCCACCCGAAGCGGCCGGCCGGGATGCTCCGCACCCCCGTTGCCTGCGGCGGGAGTACCCGGTGTGCCGGCGGTGCCGGCGGGGGCCGGGCCGGCCGGTGGCGCAGCGGGACGCTGTTTCAGGGCGGACAGGTCGACGGCGCCCCGCAGGTTGAGCGGGTTGGCGGCAGCCGGCGGGACGGGGCGGGAAGCTGGCGAAGTCATGGTTCCACTCTAGCCACATCGGCCCCCGCCGGTGCCACGTGAGGGGCCCCGGCAACAGAAAAGACCCGGCCTTGCGGCCGGGTCTTTTCTGTCAGCGCCGGTCAGGCCGGCGCTACTCCTCTGTGGGCCTGGTTGCGGGCCTACTTAAAGCTGGCCCCCACGAGGCCGCGGGTGGCGGCCACGAGCTTCATCGGGTCCTGGGACCCTGCCGGGGGGATATAGACGGCCGCGGACTCGGCGAAGTTCAGCACCATTCCGGTGCTGGTCTCCTTGCCGCCGGCCAGGGCCGCTGCGTCGTCACCGATGGTCAGCTTGTCGCCGGCGGCCTTGGGGGTGCCATCAAACGCGAAGTTCAGGCGGCCCAGGGCCAGTGCTCCGCCGTCTGCGGTCCGGAACACCACAATGCTTTCCGGGACGACCTTGTGGGTGAAGGAGAAGGTGCCGTTGACGCCCGAACTCACCACATCGGCCTGGTAGGCCAGCGTGTCAGCGATGTACGGGGACGACGCGCCTTCGGCGAGTTTGTCCTTGAACGCGGAGTCGGCGGAATTCAGCCGGTCGCCCAGCCCGCCCAGTGCTTCCTCGCCGCTGTAAAGCAGACCCGTTTTGTCCGAGGGTGCCAGTGTCTCGGTGCCGCCGCGGGCGATCCCCGGGAAGGTCGTTCCCGGCTGCAGCGGCGTCGTGAGGACCAGCTTGTAGTTCTCCCGCGGGGATACCTGGGTCAGGGTAAGCAGCTGAGGCACAACGTTGCCCTCGCCCTGGGTGACGGCCATGACGGTGCGCGGCCAGCTGCGCTTGTCAGTGACCACTGTCGTGAGGAGCTTCGTGGCGCGGACCGGCATCCGGGCCTCGTAGGTCCCGACCTGGGAACGGATCTTGTAGTTCTGCGTGCGGACCTCGAGTTCGGGTCCGGCCACGCGCGGCTCGAGTTTGCTGGCATCCTTGGCCGCGTCACCGGCGTCGGCCGCACTGGCAACCTGTTCAAGGATGCGGCGGAACTGGGCATCAACCAGCACCGGTGAGCCCGGAGCCTGCCCGGCGGCGGCAGAGGAAGGACTCGGCGACGGGGCGGGCGTCTGGCTGGCGTGGGCCGCGACGCCGCTTCCGGCGACGGCCGTGGCGGTCAGCACCGCCACAACCACGCCGGAGCGCCGCAGGCGCCGGGCGATGGTGGCGGGTTCGGCGGTGAGTTTTTCGGAGCCGGTTTCGTTCCGTGCCGTTCCCGTGCGTGCCTCAGGCTTGGCCTCGGCGCGGGGGGAAGGCGTGCTGCCGCCGGTTGCCGTGCCACTGCCCGGTCCGCCGTTGCCTGTCCCGGCGCGGGCGCCGGACTTGGGCTTGAGCACCAGCAGGGCGGCTCCGGCCAGGATCAGCAGGCCGCCGAGAACCATAAAGGGAATGGCCCACGGAGTGGAAGTGTCATTCGGGAACGTTATGGTGATCGAGCTGGGGGCCGGCTTGGTCCCGTCCGTGGCGAGCAGCAGGTCCCAGTCGCCGTCCGCCGGCGGGGTCCAGTTGTACTTCAGCTCGCCGCTGGCGTTTTCGGTGGTTACCCACAGGTCCGATCCGGCGGGCGAGGGCGCGGTCGCTTCGCCGCCGGCATGCGTCAACTGCAGCGCCTTGCCGTCCTCGGAGACGCCGGAGACGGTGTTGTGCGCGGTCGTGCCGACCCAGGCCTCGACGTCGTCCGGGCGGCCGGCGGCCAGCATGAAGCTGCCCTCGCCCTTGACATTGATCGTCACCGGGCCGTCGTGCAGCGTGCGGAGCTTCCCGTCAAAAACGGTCAGCGGTGCGGCGGCGGCATCGGCCGGTGCGGTGGCGGTCACGGTCTCGGCCGGAGCCCAGAATGTCTTCTGGCCGATTCCGGCGAGCAGTGTCAGGAGGCCGAGCAGCACTAATGCAACTGCAGTCTTGAAACGCAAAATTTTACCTATCATCAGCGGACACTTAGCTTCAATAGTAACCATTTTGTTACCAGAGAGTCAGATCGGGCAGGTTGTCAACCCCTGCCGCGGCACCCGCGGGAACCATCCAACCGCGCCAAAACAAGCCTGCTGATAAGGTTTGCGGTGATCATCACACCATGGCCGCGACAGCGGCTTCGCCGGGAATATCCACAGGACAAGGGCTTTCAACGCAGTGACTGGACACACGGACTCGTCCCCCTCAGGACCGGAAGAAAACCAGGACTCCGGCAGTGCGGCAGTGCGTACCCGGGACGGGGTTTCCCACCGCCGGACGGCCCTGGCCGGGGTGCTGAACTCGATGGCCCACCGCTTGCGTCAGCCCCTTCCGGGCGCCCAGCCACGGCTCCGCTTCGAGATGCCCCCGGAGCAGGAGCTCGACGAGACGACGCCGGAGAGCGAGACCAGCGCCCGCTTCGGCCATCCCGGCCCGCGGATGTCCTCCCAGCACCCCCTTTACGTCGGGTTCATGGGGACGGTCGGCGTGGGCGTGGCCCTGCTCGTCTACTGGATCGGTTCCAACACCACCCAGCTGCTGCTCTGGATCGTGGCGGCACTCTTCATCGCCCTGGGCCTGGACCCGGTGGTGCGCTGGCTGGAGGGGAAAAGGCTTCCCCGCGCCGCGGGCATTGTGGCCGCTGTTTCCACGCTGGCCCTGGCGATTGCCGGGTTCTTTGCCACCCTGATCCCCACGATTGTCCAGCAGGTCACCCAGATCGTCGAAGAGGCGCCGCGCTGGGTCACGGACTTCATTAACTCCGACTTCTTCCGCAGCATCGACAACCAGTACGGGGTGCGGGAACGCATCACCCAGGAGCTGGAAAAGTTCGTCAACAACCCCGAGGCGATGGGCGGCATCTTCGGCGGCGTCGTCGGTTTCGGCACCACCCTGGCGAACGGCCTGTTCGGGGCCCTGATCGTGCTGGTGCTGAGCCTCTACTTCCTGGCGGCCCTGCCTGCCATGAAGAAGTGGGGCTACCGGCTGGCCCCGCGGTCCCGCCGGGCCCGGGTCGCGGCCCTGTCCGAGGAAATCACCGGTTCGGTGGGAAACTACGTCATCGGCCAGGCCGTCGTCGCCCTCCTGAACGCAACCTTCGCCTTCATTGTGATGTCGATCGTCGGCGTTCCGTTCGCCGTGCTGCTGGCCTTCGTCGTGGCGCTGCTGGCATTCATCCCCCTGGTTGGCGGGCTGATTGCCGGCGTCATCGTCACCGTGATTGCCCTGACAGCGGGGTGGCAGACCGCTGTGGTCTTCGCCATCTGCTATTTCGCCTACCTGCAGTTCGAGGCCTACTTCATCTCCCCGCGCATCATGCAGAAAGCGGTCGCCGTGCCGGGCGCCGTCGCCGTCATCTCGGTGATCGCCGGCGGCAGCCTGCTGGGCGTGCTGGGCGCGCTGATCGCGATCCCCACCGCGGCCGCCATTCTGCTTTTGGTCAAGGAAATCTTCATCGTCCGCCAGGACAAGCACTGACATTTTCCGCTACAGAAAAGGACAGCCGCTGCGTGGATCCACGCAGCGGCTGTCCTTTTCTGTAGCGGAAAGGCAAGAGACCCTCAGGCGTGCGCCGTGGCCACGGGGCCGGCCCATTCCTGCGGCAGTTCCGTCCCGGCGCCGCCGGGCAGGACCTCATCGACAATTTCGTTGAGCACCCGGCCGGCGTATTTCTCCCCCACCCACAGGTGCTTGGCACCGTCCACGCCCACGACGCGGGCCTGCGGCACCAGGGCAAAGCGCTCCGCGGCCTCGGCCGGCTGGAGGTAGTCGTCATGCTCGGGGACCAGCACCTTGAGCGGCTTGCCGGCGGACGCCCACTCCTTGAGGTGCACGTCCGTGGCCCGGTGCAGCGGAGGAGAGAGCAGGATCGCTCCCTCGACCTCGGAGGCCACGGGTTCCGCCGCCCCGTACATCAGCGCGAGCTCGGTGCCGAAGGACCAGCCCACGAGCCAGCGGTTCGGCAGGCCGCGGTCGACGGCGAACCGCACGGCCGCCTCGACGTCGAGGCGTTCGCCGATGCCCTCCTCGAACGCCCCGTCACTGGTTCCCCTGGGGGATCCGGTGCCGCGCGTGTTGAAACGGAGCACGGCGATTCCGGCCAGGGCGGGAAGCCGGTAGGAGGCCTTGCGGTAGACGTGCGAGTCCATAAAACCGCCGTGGGTCGGGAGCGGATGCAGGGTGATGAGGGTGGCCTTCACCGCGCCGGACTCAGGGAGCGCCAGCTCGCCGACGAGCCGGTGTCCGTCGCTGGTGCGGAGCTCCACGTTCTCCCGGCGGGCCGGGAGAACGGTGGACGCACGGATCGCGGTCGGTGCGGAAGGCTGGCTGAAGACGTACGACGCCGGGTCAAAACTCATGCGTCCAGCTTAGCGAAAGCATCCGGCCCCCCGGTCAGCGGTAGCGGTAGCTGCGTGAGGTCCAGCAGTTGCTATGCCAGTGCCGCCGCTCCGCAAGGCCCGCGG
It includes:
- a CDS encoding alpha/beta hydrolase; amino-acid sequence: MSFDPASYVFSQPSAPTAIRASTVLPARRENVELRTSDGHRLVGELALPESGAVKATLITLHPLPTHGGFMDSHVYRKASYRLPALAGIAVLRFNTRGTGSPRGTSDGAFEEGIGERLDVEAAVRFAVDRGLPNRWLVGWSFGTELALMYGAAEPVASEVEGAILLSPPLHRATDVHLKEWASAGKPLKVLVPEHDDYLQPAEAAERFALVPQARVVGVDGAKHLWVGEKYAGRVLNEIVDEVLPGGAGTELPQEWAGPVATAHA